A portion of the Ferrimonas lipolytica genome contains these proteins:
- a CDS encoding helix-turn-helix domain-containing protein, producing the protein MTPINELIKVLIHARKRKGLGQGDFESMAGFKQQQISRMEKGNDMKLSNFMAWADALGYDVTLVERGKGNSNGNDHTTKHRESTNLIHQILGKSGSEEQ; encoded by the coding sequence ATGACGCCTATCAACGAGCTCATAAAGGTATTGATCCACGCCCGGAAGCGAAAGGGGCTGGGTCAGGGCGATTTTGAATCCATGGCTGGGTTCAAGCAGCAGCAGATTTCCCGTATGGAGAAAGGCAATGACATGAAGTTGAGCAACTTTATGGCGTGGGCCGACGCTCTAGGCTACGACGTGACGTTGGTTGAGAGAGGTAAAGGAAACTCAAATGGTAACGACCATACGACTAAACATCGCGAGTCGACTAACTTAATCCATCAGATCCTTGGAAAGTCAGGGAGCGAAGAGCAATGA
- the cobA gene encoding uroporphyrinogen-III C-methyltransferase produces the protein MPHSAYLVTYPVAIVGAGPGDPELLTLKALRRIEQAEVILYDNLVSDAIRSLFPATAEALYVGKKRHNHSLSQDKIEQKMVALAQQGKKVVRLKGGDPFIFGRGSEELLTLKQHGIKAEVIPGITAASGCGSAADIPLTHRGLSQGCTFVTGHGSDEDPIDWSYLASCRHTLVFYMGLNALPQIRNQLISNGMVDTTPVALVENGCRPKQRVIRTTLAAMSTDSIRHQLQTPTLIYVGDVVSLAQTNHQSLPHTLPLLAKESA, from the coding sequence GGCCCAGGCGATCCTGAGTTACTGACACTGAAAGCGCTGCGCCGAATTGAGCAAGCCGAAGTGATCCTTTACGACAACTTAGTAAGTGATGCAATTAGAAGCCTGTTTCCTGCAACGGCTGAAGCCTTATACGTCGGTAAGAAACGCCATAACCACAGCCTAAGCCAAGATAAAATCGAGCAAAAAATGGTAGCACTGGCGCAACAGGGCAAGAAGGTGGTGCGTCTTAAAGGCGGCGACCCATTTATCTTTGGCCGTGGCAGCGAAGAGCTACTAACGCTAAAACAGCACGGCATCAAAGCGGAGGTTATTCCTGGGATCACTGCTGCCAGCGGTTGTGGCAGCGCCGCCGATATTCCACTAACTCATCGTGGCCTGTCGCAGGGCTGCACTTTTGTCACCGGCCACGGCAGTGATGAAGACCCGATCGATTGGTCATACTTGGCCAGTTGTCGCCACACCTTGGTGTTTTATATGGGTCTGAATGCGTTGCCACAGATCCGCAATCAGCTCATAAGCAACGGTATGGTCGACACCACCCCAGTCGCGTTGGTCGAAAACGGCTGTCGCCCAAAGCAGCGTGTCATTCGCACCACTCTTGCTGCGATGAGCACTGACTCAATCCGTCATCAATTGCAAACTCCAACCCTAATCTACGTTGGTGACGTGGTGTCACTGGCGCAAACCAACCATCAATCACTACCGCATACACTGCCGCTATTGGCTAAGGAAAGCGCATGA
- a CDS encoding amino acid ABC transporter ATP-binding protein — protein sequence MIKVQNLHKSYGDNQVLNGISEHIKAGEVVSVIGPSGSGKSTFLRCLNLLEQPTSGDIIIEGESITAANACVDKLRQNVGMVFQNFNLFPHLTVKQNITLAPVKLKLMSQEQADAQAHELLAKVGLAEKAEVFPNSLSGGQKQRVAIARALAMKPDMMLFDEPTSALDPEMVGDVLDVMKDLAQQGMTMVIVTHEMGFAREVSDRVVFIDGGVIVENKPPAELFDNPQHARTQAFLSKVLR from the coding sequence GTGATTAAGGTACAGAATCTTCATAAAAGCTACGGTGATAACCAGGTATTAAATGGCATCAGCGAGCATATCAAAGCCGGTGAAGTAGTGAGTGTGATTGGCCCATCAGGTTCAGGTAAGAGTACCTTTTTACGCTGTCTCAACCTGTTGGAACAGCCAACCAGCGGTGACATCATTATTGAAGGTGAATCGATTACCGCCGCCAATGCGTGCGTAGATAAGCTGCGCCAAAACGTCGGTATGGTGTTCCAGAACTTTAATCTGTTTCCGCACTTAACCGTAAAGCAGAACATTACGTTAGCGCCGGTTAAACTCAAGCTAATGAGCCAAGAGCAAGCCGACGCACAAGCGCATGAGCTGCTGGCTAAAGTGGGTTTGGCGGAGAAAGCAGAGGTGTTCCCGAACAGCCTTTCCGGTGGTCAAAAGCAGCGTGTTGCTATCGCTCGAGCACTCGCAATGAAGCCAGACATGATGCTGTTTGATGAGCCAACCTCAGCACTGGATCCGGAGATGGTCGGCGATGTGCTTGATGTTATGAAAGATCTGGCTCAGCAGGGCATGACCATGGTGATCGTTACTCACGAGATGGGTTTCGCCCGCGAGGTTTCAGATAGAGTCGTGTTTATCGACGGCGGCGTGATTGTTGAAAACAAGCCACCTGCAGAGCTGTTTGATAATCCCCAACACGCTCGTACCCAAGCGTTCCTAAGCAAGGTCTTGCGCTGA
- a CDS encoding VIT domain-containing protein, with translation MNAEIGLSATTGEGLPLKGVKIDATLQGIVSEVSVTQIYKNNEPTNIEAVYTFPLPVDAALLELSVEINDKRFQGQVLAATKAEEVYEDAIVSGDSAILLKKIQPGLFSVNVGNLLAGESATIHFRYAQLHRWQGDRLRFYLPTTLAPRYGAPLDAGLADHEIPQHSISCRYPFSFQLSITGALADAQCHCPTHAITRSMNEEGCQLGLPEAANGMDRDLIIEVEKPANYQGEGFWAKDGEQMVTLSSFYPQLQAATTREPRCFKLLVDCSGSMSGDSIRQARMALSEIVKLLGADDYFNIIRFGLHHQALFPECMPADETNLLAAEQLLTELNASFGGTELGAALQACFELKAPVGMGNDILLITDGQVWDSESLIIKEAIKSEQRIFTVGVGTAVSEALLSELATSTGGASEFVTPNEEMGKRIVQHFKRIAQPALAHSQVHYPSKPKRYSPERLDGVFLNDTVHQFAWFDDTSVDSAKFDAQQVSNAEKLSQSVLLQEWSPGSDTLARLAAHSRLSALAKDEATALALQYQLVTEHTYCVCVKHNEQQQELPLPELRTVPHELPAGFSGLGTVELEHVVSAMDSPHDANCIPSDGVVYSSPASRGEPRECLDITPFLRCEAPVDRHIGYLAESLNRKYTSTNSLQLPQMDLDKLFILGEVTWVVDALASLRSGKVTEAQLVAAWLSVYNEVQSGIPLSRHVTRLVKRLCRELEVSEHLIEAIRNTMASAKASHKQGGNKLDELTI, from the coding sequence ATGAATGCTGAAATAGGATTGTCGGCAACTACAGGCGAAGGGCTACCGCTAAAAGGAGTCAAAATTGATGCGACTCTACAAGGTATCGTGTCGGAAGTGTCTGTTACCCAGATTTATAAGAATAACGAGCCCACTAATATTGAAGCGGTTTATACCTTTCCGCTGCCAGTGGATGCGGCGTTGCTGGAATTGAGCGTTGAGATCAATGACAAACGGTTTCAAGGCCAAGTGTTGGCGGCAACCAAAGCTGAAGAGGTGTACGAAGACGCCATCGTCAGTGGTGATAGTGCTATTTTGCTGAAAAAGATTCAGCCTGGGTTGTTCAGCGTTAACGTTGGTAACCTGCTGGCGGGTGAGTCGGCCACCATCCATTTCCGTTATGCCCAGTTGCATCGGTGGCAGGGAGACCGGTTGCGCTTCTATCTGCCTACCACATTAGCACCGCGCTACGGCGCCCCTCTTGACGCTGGGCTGGCTGATCATGAGATTCCGCAGCACAGCATCAGCTGCCGGTATCCATTTTCGTTTCAATTATCCATTACCGGTGCGCTCGCAGATGCCCAATGCCATTGCCCAACTCATGCCATCACTCGCAGCATGAATGAGGAAGGTTGTCAGTTAGGCTTGCCAGAGGCGGCGAACGGCATGGATCGCGATCTCATCATCGAGGTAGAGAAACCGGCAAACTATCAAGGTGAAGGTTTTTGGGCTAAAGATGGCGAACAAATGGTGACCCTATCGTCTTTCTACCCGCAGTTACAGGCTGCGACAACTCGAGAGCCTCGCTGCTTTAAGTTGCTTGTAGACTGTTCAGGTTCCATGTCTGGCGACTCCATTCGACAAGCTCGGATGGCTCTGAGCGAAATCGTTAAGCTGTTAGGTGCAGACGATTACTTCAATATCATTCGTTTTGGCCTTCACCATCAAGCACTGTTCCCTGAGTGTATGCCGGCCGATGAAACTAACCTACTTGCGGCAGAGCAATTGTTGACTGAGTTAAATGCCTCATTTGGTGGTACAGAACTTGGCGCAGCGCTGCAGGCATGCTTTGAGCTGAAGGCTCCAGTAGGCATGGGCAACGATATCTTACTGATCACCGATGGTCAGGTCTGGGATTCTGAAAGTCTCATTATTAAAGAGGCGATCAAATCTGAGCAGCGGATATTTACTGTTGGCGTTGGCACTGCCGTCAGTGAAGCTCTGCTCAGTGAGTTGGCCACTAGCACCGGCGGTGCCAGCGAGTTCGTAACCCCAAATGAAGAGATGGGTAAGCGAATCGTGCAGCACTTTAAGCGTATCGCCCAACCGGCGCTAGCGCACAGCCAGGTTCACTACCCGAGTAAACCAAAGCGGTATTCTCCTGAACGATTGGATGGCGTATTCCTTAATGACACCGTGCATCAGTTTGCGTGGTTCGACGATACCTCCGTGGATTCCGCAAAGTTCGACGCCCAGCAGGTCAGCAATGCGGAGAAACTTTCACAGTCTGTTTTATTGCAGGAATGGTCACCAGGCAGTGACACGCTTGCTCGTTTAGCAGCTCATTCTCGGCTTAGTGCTTTGGCAAAAGATGAGGCGACGGCGTTGGCGCTGCAGTACCAGCTAGTCACGGAACATACTTATTGCGTTTGCGTAAAACACAACGAGCAACAGCAAGAGCTGCCATTACCCGAGCTACGCACAGTGCCACACGAATTACCCGCTGGGTTCAGTGGATTGGGTACGGTAGAGCTCGAGCATGTCGTTTCAGCTATGGACTCCCCTCACGATGCTAATTGCATCCCGTCCGATGGGGTAGTGTATTCATCACCTGCATCTCGCGGTGAACCTCGTGAATGTCTCGATATCACGCCATTCTTACGGTGTGAGGCCCCGGTTGATCGACACATCGGTTATTTAGCTGAATCATTAAACCGCAAGTACACCTCTACCAACAGCCTGCAGCTACCGCAGATGGATCTGGATAAGCTCTTTATCTTGGGTGAAGTCACGTGGGTGGTTGATGCGCTGGCGTCTCTGCGTTCCGGTAAGGTGACCGAAGCCCAGCTGGTAGCGGCCTGGCTCAGTGTTTATAACGAGGTGCAAAGCGGTATCCCATTAAGTCGTCACGTCACTCGATTGGTGAAACGACTCTGCCGAGAGCTGGAAGTCAGCGAGCACTTGATTGAAGCGATCCGTAATACCATGGCCAGCGCTAAAGCCAGCCACAAGCAAGGCGGCAACAAGCTTGATGAGTTGACCATTTAA
- a CDS encoding helix-turn-helix domain-containing protein: MKTTNRYTLNELSQLVELPTRTVRFYIQKSLLAAPEGSGRGAYYTQTHLERLLEIRKWQDAGLSLERIKELLFDEGDSKPLPPLKRQQPGDIEVCSHIHIDEGVSLTLNPSKAGLTPQQAKQLSMDVIELYERIIAKQ; encoded by the coding sequence ATGAAAACGACAAATCGCTACACCTTAAATGAGTTAAGCCAGTTGGTTGAGTTGCCAACGCGCACCGTGCGGTTCTATATCCAAAAGTCGCTGTTGGCAGCGCCAGAGGGCAGTGGCCGAGGGGCCTATTACACCCAGACACACCTTGAACGTTTGCTTGAGATCCGCAAATGGCAGGATGCCGGTTTGTCGCTGGAGCGGATCAAAGAGCTGCTGTTCGATGAAGGCGACAGCAAGCCGTTGCCACCACTCAAACGGCAGCAGCCCGGCGATATTGAGGTGTGCAGCCACATCCATATCGATGAAGGGGTATCGCTCACTCTTAACCCAAGTAAGGCGGGGTTAACCCCGCAGCAAGCCAAACAACTCTCAATGGACGTGATTGAGTTGTATGAACGGATCATCGCTAAGCAGTAA
- a CDS encoding basic amino acid ABC transporter substrate-binding protein: MKKTIAALSFSALALTGCGADKTNQLIVGTNATFPPFEYVGGANGTEIIGFDIDLAKQVAADAGKELVIKDMKFDSLVVALNAGKIDMIAAGMTITEERQANVDFSTPYYEATQLVISHHDVDFSSSEQLKGKKIAVQLGTTGDTMAKDFTTDVSAFNTGFEAVMELANGKVDAVLFDAAPAQNIIAGKPKLKASKVEFTPEYYGFAVAKGDHELLTQINSTLDNMKTDGRYQQLLSQYMK; the protein is encoded by the coding sequence ATGAAAAAGACCATCGCTGCATTATCATTTTCCGCCTTAGCACTAACTGGCTGCGGCGCTGATAAAACCAATCAACTTATCGTTGGTACCAACGCCACCTTCCCACCATTTGAGTACGTGGGTGGCGCCAATGGCACTGAAATCATCGGCTTTGATATCGACCTAGCTAAACAGGTAGCAGCGGATGCCGGCAAAGAACTCGTCATCAAAGACATGAAATTTGACTCACTGGTAGTCGCCCTAAACGCAGGCAAAATCGACATGATTGCCGCAGGCATGACCATCACCGAAGAGCGTCAAGCTAACGTTGATTTCTCCACCCCATATTACGAAGCAACCCAACTGGTCATAAGCCATCACGATGTTGATTTCAGCAGCAGCGAGCAGCTCAAAGGTAAGAAAATTGCCGTTCAGTTAGGCACTACTGGCGATACCATGGCGAAGGATTTCACCACCGATGTCAGCGCTTTTAACACTGGCTTTGAAGCGGTAATGGAGCTCGCTAACGGCAAGGTTGACGCGGTACTGTTTGATGCAGCACCGGCACAGAACATCATCGCCGGTAAGCCGAAGCTGAAAGCGAGCAAAGTTGAGTTTACACCGGAGTACTACGGCTTCGCTGTTGCTAAAGGTGACCATGAGCTACTGACCCAGATCAACAGCACTCTCGATAACATGAAAACCGACGGCCGTTACCAACAACTGCTGTCGCAGTACATGAAGTAA
- the nirD gene encoding nitrite reductase small subunit NirD, producing the protein MSTATVTKQWLDICASDDILIDCGACALVDNQQVAIFRLSSGDWYAIDNHDPIGGANVLSRGLVAEIDGTPTISSPLFRHHFSLQDGHCLQDQTISVATFPIRIDNGRVQLRAQR; encoded by the coding sequence ATGAGTACAGCAACCGTTACCAAGCAATGGCTCGACATTTGCGCCAGCGACGACATCCTTATCGATTGCGGTGCCTGCGCATTAGTGGATAACCAACAAGTTGCCATCTTCCGCTTAAGCAGCGGCGACTGGTACGCCATCGATAATCACGACCCTATCGGCGGCGCCAATGTATTGTCTCGCGGTTTAGTGGCGGAGATCGATGGCACACCAACTATCAGCTCGCCACTGTTTCGTCACCACTTTAGTCTTCAAGACGGTCACTGCCTGCAAGATCAAACCATCAGTGTAGCAACCTTCCCCATCCGTATTGATAACGGAAGGGTGCAATTGCGCGCGCAACGTTAA
- the nirB gene encoding nitrite reductase large subunit NirB: protein MSKPIVAVIGNGMVGHHFIEQMMECNDYQLRVFCEEPRLAYDRVQLTRYFSDGSVNGLMLADAAEYQKNGVLAHINTRVDSIDRNAQLLHCSDGESYHYDRLVLATGSYPFVPPIPGKEQPHIHPYRTIEDLELIQAAASNSKVGVVIGGGLLGLEAANALKTLGLETHVVEFAPRLMAVQLDEDGAALLQQKINDLGVQVHTGKATQQIEAYDGDCRYRLQFADGSELLTDMVVFSAGIRPQDTLAKQATLEMGERGGIVINDQCQTSDPNIFAIGECALWQERLFGLVAPGYQMAKVAAAQLTGQQLSFTGADMSTKLKLLGVDVASIGDAHGTSAGSLSYCFHDHANQVYKKVVIDPSGTKLIGAVLVGDNSDYHHFLQLCLNEMPLPQPPETILLPAIEGDATAAAGVDALPDSAQICSCHDVSKGDITTAVDSLIAEGGCDLSSLKACTKAGTGCGGCTQLVGQLLDKQLAAKGMEVNNDLCAHFPYSRTELFDVIRIRQIKTFEELLTRCGQGGGCEICRPAVGSMLASLWNDYILEDSHASLQDTNDRYLGNMQKNGTYSVVPRIPGGEITPDKLIVIGQVAKEFNLYTKITGGQRIDLFGAQLHQLPLIWAQLVAAGFETGHAYGKAMRTVKSCVGTNWCRYGVQDSTSMAIAIEHRYRGVRSPHKIKLAVSGCARECAEAQSKDFGVIATEAGWNLYVGGNGGMRPRHADLFATDLDDDTLIAYIDRIMMFYVRTAERLQRTSVWIENLEGGLDYLKQVVIEDKLDLCEQLEQQMAYLVDTYQCEWATTLQNPDKLSKFTHFINSDQTDNAVVFEQQRGQIQPASSTIDIMEIS from the coding sequence ATGAGCAAGCCCATTGTCGCCGTTATCGGTAACGGCATGGTTGGTCACCATTTCATTGAGCAGATGATGGAGTGTAACGACTATCAGCTAAGAGTCTTTTGTGAAGAGCCACGCTTGGCTTACGACCGAGTTCAGCTAACTCGTTATTTCAGCGATGGTAGCGTCAACGGCTTAATGTTGGCGGATGCAGCTGAATACCAAAAAAATGGGGTATTGGCACACATCAATACCCGGGTGGATAGTATCGACCGCAATGCCCAGTTGTTGCATTGCAGCGACGGTGAGAGCTACCACTACGATCGGTTGGTGCTCGCTACGGGGTCCTACCCATTTGTGCCTCCTATTCCGGGCAAAGAACAGCCGCATATCCACCCCTATCGCACCATTGAAGATCTTGAGCTGATCCAAGCTGCCGCCAGCAACAGTAAGGTTGGAGTGGTGATCGGTGGTGGCCTATTGGGGTTAGAAGCCGCCAATGCCCTCAAAACCTTGGGTCTAGAAACCCATGTGGTCGAGTTTGCGCCGCGGCTAATGGCAGTGCAGTTGGATGAAGATGGCGCAGCCTTGCTCCAGCAAAAAATCAACGATTTGGGAGTACAGGTTCACACCGGTAAAGCGACTCAGCAGATTGAAGCGTACGATGGTGACTGCCGTTATCGGCTGCAGTTTGCCGATGGCAGCGAGTTGCTTACCGACATGGTGGTGTTCTCCGCCGGTATTCGCCCCCAAGATACCTTAGCTAAGCAAGCCACGCTTGAGATGGGTGAACGGGGAGGCATTGTCATTAATGATCAGTGCCAAACGAGCGACCCCAACATCTTCGCCATCGGTGAGTGTGCCCTCTGGCAAGAACGATTATTCGGCTTAGTGGCGCCAGGTTATCAAATGGCTAAAGTAGCTGCCGCCCAGTTAACTGGCCAACAACTTAGTTTCACCGGTGCCGACATGAGTACCAAGCTGAAACTACTTGGGGTAGACGTCGCCAGTATCGGTGATGCCCATGGCACCAGCGCCGGCTCACTCAGCTACTGCTTCCACGATCACGCCAATCAGGTCTACAAAAAAGTGGTGATCGACCCCAGTGGTACCAAGCTGATTGGTGCAGTTTTGGTGGGTGATAACAGCGATTATCACCACTTTCTGCAACTGTGCCTCAACGAGATGCCGTTACCACAGCCGCCAGAAACCATACTGTTACCCGCGATCGAGGGCGATGCAACCGCAGCTGCAGGAGTTGATGCATTACCAGACAGCGCGCAAATATGCTCTTGTCATGACGTAAGTAAGGGCGACATTACCACTGCGGTCGATAGTCTTATTGCCGAAGGCGGTTGCGATCTCAGCAGCCTCAAGGCCTGTACCAAGGCCGGTACCGGTTGTGGTGGCTGCACTCAGTTGGTGGGGCAGCTGCTGGACAAGCAACTTGCTGCGAAAGGGATGGAGGTCAACAACGACTTATGTGCGCACTTCCCCTACTCCCGCACCGAACTGTTTGATGTCATTCGTATTCGCCAGATCAAAACCTTTGAAGAACTACTAACCCGCTGCGGCCAAGGCGGAGGTTGTGAGATCTGCCGCCCTGCAGTGGGTTCCATGCTGGCTTCATTATGGAACGACTACATTCTCGAAGATAGCCACGCTTCACTACAGGACACTAACGACCGTTATCTCGGCAATATGCAAAAAAACGGCACCTACTCGGTAGTGCCACGCATTCCCGGCGGCGAGATTACCCCGGATAAACTGATTGTGATTGGCCAAGTGGCGAAGGAGTTTAATCTCTACACCAAAATCACCGGCGGTCAGCGCATCGATCTGTTCGGTGCTCAGTTACACCAGTTGCCATTGATCTGGGCGCAATTGGTTGCGGCGGGATTCGAAACCGGCCACGCCTATGGTAAAGCGATGCGGACGGTCAAATCCTGTGTGGGCACCAATTGGTGTCGCTACGGCGTTCAAGACAGCACCTCGATGGCGATCGCCATTGAACATCGCTATCGTGGCGTTCGCTCACCGCACAAAATTAAACTGGCAGTCTCAGGTTGCGCGCGAGAATGCGCCGAAGCCCAAAGCAAAGACTTCGGAGTTATTGCCACCGAAGCGGGTTGGAATCTCTACGTTGGCGGCAACGGCGGTATGCGTCCTCGCCATGCGGATCTATTTGCCACCGATCTGGACGATGACACCCTTATCGCCTACATCGACCGCATAATGATGTTTTACGTGCGCACTGCTGAGCGACTGCAGCGAACCTCAGTTTGGATAGAGAACCTCGAAGGAGGACTGGATTACCTTAAGCAGGTCGTTATCGAAGATAAGCTCGACCTGTGTGAACAACTGGAGCAGCAGATGGCATATCTGGTGGATACCTATCAATGCGAGTGGGCTACCACGCTGCAAAACCCAGATAAACTAAGCAAATTTACCCACTTCATTAATAGCGACCAGACCGATAACGCCGTGGTGTTTGAACAACAGCGCGGTCAGATCCAACCCGCTAGCAGCACCATCGATATAATGGAGATCTCATGA
- a CDS encoding amino acid ABC transporter permease, with amino-acid sequence MQAFIDTLFTPIGSDGLIGGLLILEGLKTTLLVTFAATLFGSILGVAATLMKMSGKWYLKWPADLYVGVIRGTPVVIQLVILYFIILASLDVDKVSAAIIAFSINSGAYISEIIRAGIQAVDKGQAEAARSLGLSAAQTMTTVIMPQAVRKILPALGNEFIVLLKETAVIGFIGGVDLMRAGEIIRSRTFEDVAPLLTCAAIYLVLTYTFTFLLTRFEKRLKQSD; translated from the coding sequence ATGCAAGCCTTTATCGATACACTCTTTACGCCCATCGGTAGCGATGGGCTGATTGGCGGGTTGCTGATCCTCGAAGGTCTAAAGACCACCTTACTGGTTACCTTTGCTGCTACTCTGTTCGGTTCTATTCTCGGGGTGGCCGCCACCCTGATGAAGATGTCGGGCAAATGGTACCTGAAGTGGCCAGCGGATCTATACGTTGGCGTTATTCGCGGTACCCCAGTGGTTATCCAACTGGTTATCCTCTATTTCATCATCTTGGCGTCGCTGGATGTAGATAAAGTCAGTGCCGCAATTATCGCCTTCTCGATCAACTCCGGTGCCTACATCTCGGAAATCATTCGTGCTGGTATTCAAGCAGTCGATAAGGGCCAAGCGGAAGCCGCCCGGTCACTTGGGTTATCGGCCGCCCAAACCATGACCACAGTGATCATGCCGCAAGCGGTCAGAAAGATATTACCGGCGCTGGGTAACGAATTTATTGTGTTACTGAAAGAGACCGCTGTAATTGGCTTTATCGGTGGTGTAGATCTGATGCGGGCAGGAGAAATTATTCGCTCCAGAACCTTTGAGGATGTCGCCCCACTGCTAACCTGTGCGGCCATCTACCTGGTGTTGACCTATACCTTCACCTTCCTGTTGACTCGGTTTGAGAAAAGGCTAAAACAAAGTGATTAA